The genomic stretch CTGATGGTACGCAATTAGAAAGCACTTACCTTATTGTTGGGGAAgatttcttccagttgAGTAACTCGCATCTTGTCACCAAACTGAAGGGAGGAATTGCGGATTGCCAAGTAATTCGCCCATCTCACcctccttcaaaagaatTGAGCTCAGAATCCTGTGATGACATTCTTTTGGTTATGCAAGATGACGGTTATCTTTTGTCAATATCCCCGATGAAACGTTACGGTCAGATGAAAAATCCCTCGAAAGTGTTGCAATACTGGAACTTAGGCGTTGGCAAGAAACGGAAAATTATCAAGAATACTTTCAACGAAAATGAATTTGTTGTGATCGATTTCGAATCTGGGGTTGttaaattttttttgttcgtAAGCTACTGGAAGATAAAATTGGTAAACTCATTAATTCTAGATAATGCTGAGATCATGACCGCGATTTTTTGCAGAAACCTGAATAGCGTGCTAGTTCTTTCCACCATAAAAGCAGACAGAATTGTTTACTTTGTAATTGAATGGAACGCTCAAAAAAATCCACGGGATAAGTTCATATCACAGGTAACCGACCTACAGGGTATACGAATTGACGGATGTATCCCTTTTGGAAACTTTCAATGTTTAACATATTCAGAAGATCGTATCCAACTGCTCTCAATATCGAACATAATATCCGGTCAACCGAATTCCCATATAATTAAAGTCTCAGCATTAAGGGGGATTCGACACTGGTTCGAGGATGTTGGTGTCATTGAACGATTAAAATATGTGCATCCCAACAAATTCAAGGACTGCCAGTATTCTGTACTTATTTCAACAAGCACAGGAACCATTTGTTGTGCAGTTATAAATCAAACAGATGAAGTTCACTTTTACGCCTTAACAAGGTTCAAAGGTTTGAGAAACATATGTGTTTGTAAAGAACAGCCCAATGAAATGAATCTTTACAATATTGCACTTAGTAGTTTTAATAGGACGGTCATTCTTACCATCAACTTACACGAACTAGTGCCACTGCCTTTAAATTCCACTTCTTTCTCCTACCCGTCTCCAGAATCTATTCATTCGAAAAGAACAATAAATGCAGGCAGCAACCCCAATGGTAAATTAGTTCCTGTACCATCTAAAAATGAGGTTTGGATAGGTAGTAGTTCGTCTTTGCTTCAATTGTCTCCCGTTTTCGAAATTTCGCAGAGAAAAACCAAGCAGTGTGCTCCGCTTATTGAAACGTTTCAAGTCTTTACTAAGATTGAATACATCCCAGGAAATGCTCTTGTTGGCAAACAAATGGTATGGGGAACAGACAATTTCAGCATGACCAAGTGTTTTGCATTGGAGAAAGAGGGAGAAGAGACGTATTTGGTGGAATTATTTGACTTGTTACCAGCTTACAGTACGGCAACccttttcatcaaaatataTAATGACTTTGTTATCCAGATTGTTTCAAATTCTGTGCTGGTTAAGTCCTTTGAAGGAGCAGGAGAAACAAAGGTTATTTTCCAGTCAGCTGATGGTTTTGATGGAGCTGTGTTCGATAGTGACAAAGTTATTCTGTGGAATATCGAGAAGAAAAGCGTTTTCTACATTGATGACTTGAGATTAGGAGATAAATGCGAGGTTAGGAGGAGCGAGTATTTCAATCCTATTCTTGAAAGAAATCAAACtaaagattttgaaattcaGATAAACCACAGTTTTATCAATGACAGCCGCGATTGTTATGGCGACTACAGCCAGATTGATGAAACTCTTGCCACAAAGCAGCTCTATGTCATATTGAAGTCTGATGAAATGATATACTATACTCAGTGGTCAGATTTTCTTGGTCCAGCTCCTTTTAAAAATGGAAAGAGCTTGCTCAACGAAGATAGAGCTACAAAACTTGTTTTCTGTAACCCATATTTTCTATGTTTTATGGGGTACAATCCAGATGCTAGTATCAATATCAAAGTTGGAACGTTGCATAGTAAATGGGTAAGGAATGACATACACTTGCCCTCCTTTAATATTGgagaaaatattcaaatgaAGAGAATGAACGATCATTGCGTATTATTGTTCACATCCCAACGTGTGTTCCTAATCAGAAACAATCAATCAACGTTTCAGTGTGAGGAGGTTAAATTACCGTATCAAGGAAGTAACAACTATATTTCCGATATCACATTTGATGAAAAGGGCACTAATTTATTCATATTATATGGTGATGGCATGCAAATCGTTCATCTAACATACATTACGTGGAACAAAAATGATTACTTATTGAGGAATACGAGATGCATTAATAAAGACTTCGTGTATTTGGATAAACTTAGCAGGATGCTGGTGTTGAATAAAGACAACAAAGATTGGTACTGCTTGAAACTTGAAACGGGGAAAATTGTTCCTCTACCGACAAACGATTTAGAAGGTGATAAAATACAGAGTATTGTTGAAGTTCCATCTTTGGAGGGAGACTCTAATTTGATTATCGTCTTTCAATCCATGATAAAATACGTTAAATTGGTCACGAAAGGTCGTAAGATCAAAGTGAAGGAGGTAGCGTCGTTCAAAGTCAATTCATTACTCAAAAGTAGAATATGTGTCAATCCGGAAAAAGGAACGATAGTGATATTGGAGGTCAATTCCCAGCAGGACATTTTCCATCAGTTTCTAGTTGGTCAAGATAGTCTCATTCCTATGCATACGATGTCCTTCTACGGTAAAGGTGAAGTAACAGATTTCTTGGTTTGTGGGAATAACATCATTGTCTCTGTCGATCGGTCAGAAACGTTATGGgtcatcaaaaattttaatGGTTCCGAGGTACTCACCAATGAAAAGTGCCTTGACGGGCAATTAATACAACTACCTGCCCCGAAAGCTCATTTATCGAAATTGGTGCAAATTAATGAATCGACTTTTGCGGCAAATTTTGATGAACCTTTCAGCCGCGATGATGTAAGCAAGTTGGCACTTTATGACATTAGAAATGTGAGGAAACGCACGGGACTTACAATCGCCCTGTCACAACTTTCTGTCGAGTCATCTATATttgaaaacttcttggatAAAGAGATATCATTAGAGTTCAACGATGGTGATATAAATGGGAAAACGTTACAATACGAAACATTATCTCCAGAAGATCCTTATTTTTGTCCCAAGTCTCCTACTAATCAACCTGACTtccatatttttcttggtttctATTTGATGAAAGGTCGCAAACCTTACTCTCCATACGAACCCCTTGATCGTGATGGGAATCAGAGACTCTATGGAAATAATTATTTCAGGGCAGATACTCAGGATCAATGGGGCACTGCACTGTATtacattttgaagtttgatCGAAGAATAGCAGACATGAGTTTTGATTATCAGAATCAAATCCTATCTCTCTTGACTTACGACCAAAGTTTAATTCAGTTTGGAACCAAACTGATCTCATCTGGTGGGTCAAACCCATTTCTCGAATACTGTGAACTCCCGGAAACTGTGGTTAAGAATGCGTGCTATGATGTTGCCCCCGTGGATAGCACCACGAAGGGGACAGAGCCCTCTAACACAGTGTACCTACCAATAGATAGTTATGGGAGAAGAAAGCTACGTTAAGATTTATAGAATAACCTACGAGTTTATATCACAAGAACCTCTTTTCAACTATTCAAGCAGATTTCAGTTAGACTCTGAAAAAAGTTAATTTTTTGTAGATTTATGTGAGGATCAATTGGTTACTctctttgggaatggactcatgacccgcTACCCTCTCTAATACGGTACTGTAAACTATTATAATCCCGACaagcaagcacaactgataGAACTAGACAattacgtatacggcgtgAATAAGAATATCAGACCGTCCTTACACACTCTAAGCAAACACAACGTACTTTCGCTCTTACATAATTACTGGGGGTAAGAACAGTTCCGAATTCTTATTTACACCACAGTACTGTGTGTGTTTATCATAGAGTAGCTCCCCTATGTAACGAACCGGTTAGTGTTTCAAACAGGAAAACCGGTGTATACACAAACTGTGTCCCAGGGGAACACGACTTAATATGTCGTCTCCTCATAGAAAGCGGATAATAAATTCGGGTAGAGATATCCCCGGCCGATTTCGGAAGAACCGGAGACCAGTATCGGCCCCATACAACTTCTCACTTTGCATACACATACCCTCCAGACATCGAGCCAGAAAGTGTTCAATTGTCTTGGAGTACATCTCGCAGGACACTCTCCAGGGCAATGTGTGTCGTCACTGTGAACCACACAAGGGGATACGGTAACTATCCTCTCGGGGGCTGGGGCCCACCGACGTCACGGAGTCCTGTGGCGTACTACACGAAGGGTGTCTAATCTGCCTCGCAGCAATCGCACACCCAAGCCCCTCTTTCGCAGCGGAGCGGAGCGGAGTCGAGCGGAGAGGGGAAGGCAGCACATCACGTCATGTGCTGTCCTGTGCTGCCTTCCCCTCTCCGTTTCGGGCGCGGCTTTCCCAAAACGGAGATCCGGAGGGGATAGTGTCCCCTTTGGGACAGAGAGGCGGCCCAAAGGGGGAAGAACCCGCTCGACAGAGAATTCCCGCAGAATGGAACACTCTTCGGGCGGCCTCCCCGAAGATCTCTGCACNNNNNNNNNNNNNNNNNNNNtatatatatataggtgtgtgtgtgtgtgtggaTGTGTTTGCCGTTGTAGGTGCTTGGACACTCCCTCACATTGTCCTTTTCTCGGAAGCAAGACTTCAGACATATAACAAGTTCGCCATGTATAAACAACGGACTGCTGGACTTTTGTGGTTGTTTGCAGCACTGCTCCATGTGGCACTAGCGCTGGATATAACCTCCGATACCACCATCTCTGTGAGCACGACTTTCACGGAAGCCGTTGTAATTCACCCCGGTGCAACGTTGACGTTGGATAATGGTGCGGATTTCATTTTCCAGGACGACTTGACCGTCAGCGGGACACTCGTTGCTAACCTTGCAGATCCCGCCGGTAGTTTGAGTCTCTCATCGGACCATTCCTTGAATGTTCTTACCTCGGGGGAAATGACAATCCAATCTGTTGGGAACATTAATTTGGAGGTGGACCAATTCCATAATTCCGGTACCATCTATTTAACAGGGTTGGAGTCGGCAAGGACAGTTACACCGGTCACCATTTCAGGTTCATCGGTGTTCATCAACGATGGTACAATCGATATAGGAAGTCAGGAAACTGAAAACACATTATTGGAGGTTCACATCGGGGatggttcttcttcagtaCCATTAGTGAACAACGGGAGAATCACATCGAACGGTGTGTCCTCTTTAGTCAATGGTGCTTCTGTCGATGGGACAACTGGGAAGAGGATTTGGCTAAGGACTCCTTGTACAGGAACTGGGTCCGTTGAAGTAACAAACGGCATTGTTATTATCAACCCTGGTCAAAATGGGGATATCACACTGAGGGATTCAGCATTGTATCTGTTCAACGGCGGGGAAACAAATATCGGTGTTCACGGGCTAGATAGCACCCTGATCGCGTACGTGGACAAATCAGGTTCAGATTTGGACAGCTTGCAGGCCACGTTGGAAGGTAATACTATTCAATTGGGGTTCCCGGGCCCAACAGGTCTAATTCAAGATCTGGACAATACAATAAGTGTATGTGACATTAAAAGGGAGCTCGTCAGTTACACCGTTTATCAGGATGCTGATCTCACTATACAATTGCCGGGCGTCACATTCAGGGG from Huiozyma naganishii CBS 8797 chromosome 6, complete genome encodes the following:
- the MMS1 gene encoding Mms1p (similar to Saccharomyces cerevisiae MMS1 (YPR164W); ancestral locus Anc_7.519), giving the protein MNTLEHYESISCLKGDNVLEPGFTEVEDNYHFREEGKSMRIRNIDEVRHDICIPKKRPLLFYYVGMHKGTVGKWCFPFRYNTDALKYDTALGRDIKNDKRVPQDYSMFQCETSAAHVDPEHMNELPSRDPDTLDDSDIEMLAEQEMSRKKKPKMGSILKSDGTQLESTYLIVGEDFFQLSNSHLVTKLKGGIADCQVIRPSHPPSKELSSESCDDILLVMQDDGYLLSISPMKRYGQMKNPSKVLQYWNLGVGKKRKIIKNTFNENEFVVIDFESGVVKFFLFVSYWKIKLVNSLILDNAEIMTAIFCRNLNSVLVLSTIKADRIVYFVIEWNAQKNPRDKFISQVTDLQGIRIDGCIPFGNFQCLTYSEDRIQLLSISNIISGQPNSHIIKVSALRGIRHWFEDVGVIERLKYVHPNKFKDCQYSVLISTSTGTICCAVINQTDEVHFYALTRFKGLRNICVCKEQPNEMNLYNIALSSFNRTVILTINLHELVPLPLNSTSFSYPSPESIHSKRTINAGSNPNGKLVPVPSKNEVWIGSSSSLLQLSPVFEISQRKTKQCAPLIETFQVFTKIEYIPGNALVGKQMVWGTDNFSMTKCFALEKEGEETYLVELFDLLPAYSTATLFIKIYNDFVIQIVSNSVLVKSFEGAGETKVIFQSADGFDGAVFDSDKVILWNIEKKSVFYIDDLRLGDKCEVRRSEYFNPILERNQTKDFEIQINHSFINDSRDCYGDYSQIDETLATKQLYVILKSDEMIYYTQWSDFLGPAPFKNGKSLLNEDRATKLVFCNPYFLCFMGYNPDASINIKVGTLHSKWVRNDIHLPSFNIGENIQMKRMNDHCVLLFTSQRVFLIRNNQSTFQCEEVKLPYQGSNNYISDITFDEKGTNLFILYGDGMQIVHLTYITWNKNDYLLRNTRCINKDFVYLDKLSRMLVLNKDNKDWYCLKLETGKIVPLPTNDLEGDKIQSIVEVPSLEGDSNLIIVFQSMIKYVKLVTKGRKIKVKEVASFKVNSLLKSRICVNPEKGTIVILEVNSQQDIFHQFLVGQDSLIPMHTMSFYGKGEVTDFLVCGNNIIVSVDRSETLWVIKNFNGSEVLTNEKCLDGQLIQLPAPKAHLSKLVQINESTFAANFDEPFSRDDVSKLALYDIRNVRKRTGLTIALSQLSVESSIFENFLDKEISLEFNDGDINGKTLQYETLSPEDPYFCPKSPTNQPDFHIFLGFYLMKGRKPYSPYEPLDRDGNQRLYGNNYFRADTQDQWGTALYYILKFDRRIADMSFDYQNQILSLLTYDQSLIQFGTKLISSGGSNPFLEYCELPETVVKNACYDVAPVDSTTKGTEPSNTVYLPIDSYGRRKLR